The Abditibacteriota bacterium genome has a window encoding:
- a CDS encoding transcription elongation factor GreA codes for LGDLSENFDYHDAKREQGVVESRIAELKYILENAELTEAAGTDKVQIGSRVKIYMQSMGMENEFTVVGPAESDIAAGKISCDSPMGEALMGAGTGDEIEFNTPGGLQKCKVLAIN; via the coding sequence AGCTGGGAGATCTGAGCGAAAACTTTGATTATCACGACGCCAAGCGGGAGCAGGGCGTGGTGGAGAGCCGCATCGCCGAGCTGAAATATATATTGGAAAATGCGGAGCTCACGGAAGCCGCCGGCACCGACAAGGTGCAGATAGGCTCCAGAGTCAAGATATATATGCAATCCATGGGCATGGAAAACGAGTTCACCGTAGTGGGCCCCGCCGAGTCCGACATAGCGGCGGGCAAGATCAGCTGCGACAGCCCCATGGGCGAGGCTCTCATGGGAGCCGGCACCGGCGACGAGATCGAATTCAATACCCCCGGCGGCCTGCAGAAATGCAAGGTGCTGGCCATCAATTAG
- a CDS encoding DUF4434 domain-containing protein, producing the protein MKITGTFLDEISHDIPHQNWGPEEWAKDFDAMRSIGIDEVYLIRCGYKKQTAFPSEVLTREEGCRMPSEDLAELFLTLADRRGMRFFFGTYDSGNYWLSGEYEREVALSKAVCREAYDRYSGHPSFAGWYISNEISRRIPGITELFGDLGGYLKELSGLPVMISPYIHGKKQPGIGEAGQITADEHYREWESIFAAISGYVDIVAFQDGHVDYEELPEFLAANKALGDKYGVECRTNTETFDRDMPIKFLPIKWEKLLCKLKAAEQAGYEKAITFEFSHFMSPNSMYLSAGHLYNRYREYLAKQG; encoded by the coding sequence ATGAAGATCACCGGCACCTTTCTGGACGAGATCAGCCACGACATTCCCCACCAGAACTGGGGCCCGGAGGAATGGGCGAAGGACTTTGACGCTATGCGCAGCATAGGCATAGACGAAGTGTATCTCATCCGGTGCGGCTACAAAAAGCAGACCGCTTTTCCCTCGGAGGTCCTGACGCGGGAGGAGGGCTGCCGGATGCCGTCAGAGGATCTGGCGGAATTGTTTCTCACTCTCGCCGACCGGAGAGGCATGCGCTTTTTCTTCGGCACCTATGACTCGGGCAATTATTGGCTCTCCGGAGAATATGAGCGGGAGGTGGCTCTCTCAAAGGCAGTCTGCCGGGAGGCCTACGACCGTTATTCCGGCCATCCCTCCTTTGCCGGCTGGTATATCTCCAACGAGATCAGCCGCCGGATCCCCGGTATCACGGAGCTTTTCGGCGACCTGGGCGGCTATCTGAAGGAGCTGTCCGGGCTGCCCGTCATGATCAGCCCCTATATACACGGCAAAAAGCAGCCGGGCATAGGCGAGGCCGGTCAGATCACCGCCGACGAGCATTACAGAGAGTGGGAGAGCATATTTGCCGCCATCAGCGGCTACGTGGATATAGTGGCCTTTCAGGACGGCCACGTGGACTATGAGGAGCTGCCCGAGTTTCTGGCGGCCAACAAGGCTCTGGGTGACAAATACGGCGTGGAATGCCGCACCAACACTGAGACCTTTGACCGGGATATGCCCATAAAGTTTTTGCCCATCAAGTGGGAAAAGCTGCTCTGCAAGCTGAAGGCCGCGGAGCAGGCGGGCTACGAAAAAGCCATCACCTTTGAATTTTCACATTTTATGAGCCCCAATTCCATGTATCTGTCCGCAGGTCATCTCTACAACAGGTACAGGGAATATCTGGCCAAGCAGGGCTGA
- the tilS gene encoding tRNA lysidine(34) synthetase TilS: protein MSASLSDTIKGQVRPGSRIIAAVSGGSDSCALLHLLVSAAEEADLQIYAVHFNHQLRGEESDEDERFTRALCSSLGVECITRRLEVTEYSRAHHMATEEAARILRYRALEEIRQSLGAELIATAHTRDDRTETTLLNIFRGTGLGGLSPLPLRRGCYFRPLVNHTKQELLDYLAQRHIPYRTDSSNLSDIYRRNRLRNTVLPMLRRDFNPGIDKALEGLGEIAELAGDYILTETRAFLEARPRPLPVSDLISAPAIIRYTAIRELIRDAKGEYKDITLAEVRRIDSLLLQGSFTTELTGGGIYAVSDGESFRITKKQAPAAEDLREFTLRAGDTVTIDGATYCCEPFEGRVIPAKDRLCISGKLLPLRIAFATGAIRALPMEMAGMEGKSKKIGRILKDAHIPLADRGRVLVFFDCGGRPLWIPDCALGAQVKAKEAPLFAVTRR from the coding sequence TTGAGCGCAAGTCTTTCTGACACGATCAAAGGGCAGGTCAGGCCGGGCAGCAGGATCATTGCCGCCGTCAGCGGGGGCAGCGATTCCTGCGCATTGCTGCATCTGTTGGTCTCCGCAGCCGAAGAGGCGGACCTGCAGATATACGCGGTCCATTTCAACCATCAGCTCCGGGGAGAGGAGTCCGACGAGGACGAACGCTTTACCCGGGCTCTGTGCTCATCTCTGGGCGTCGAGTGCATCACCCGCCGGCTGGAGGTGACCGAATACTCCCGGGCCCACCATATGGCCACGGAGGAAGCCGCCAGGATACTCCGCTACCGGGCCCTGGAGGAGATCAGGCAAAGCCTCGGAGCGGAGCTCATAGCCACCGCCCACACCCGGGACGACAGGACGGAAACGACGCTGCTGAACATATTCCGGGGGACCGGGCTGGGAGGTCTCTCCCCCCTGCCTCTCCGAAGGGGCTGCTATTTCCGCCCTCTGGTCAACCACACCAAACAGGAGCTGCTGGACTACCTCGCTCAGCGCCATATCCCCTACCGGACCGATTCCTCCAATCTGTCGGACATTTATCGCCGCAACAGGCTCCGCAACACGGTGCTGCCCATGCTCCGCCGGGACTTCAATCCCGGCATAGACAAGGCCCTGGAGGGTCTGGGAGAAATAGCGGAGCTGGCGGGTGACTACATCCTCACCGAGACCCGGGCCTTTCTTGAAGCCCGGCCCCGGCCCCTGCCGGTCAGCGACCTGATTTCCGCGCCTGCCATCATCCGCTACACGGCCATCCGGGAGCTCATCAGGGACGCCAAAGGGGAATACAAGGACATCACCCTCGCCGAGGTCAGGCGCATCGACAGTCTGCTGCTGCAGGGCTCCTTTACCACCGAGCTGACGGGAGGGGGCATATACGCTGTGTCCGACGGCGAGTCCTTCCGTATCACCAAAAAGCAGGCGCCGGCCGCCGAGGACCTGCGGGAATTCACCCTGCGGGCCGGGGACACCGTGACCATAGACGGCGCCACCTATTGCTGCGAGCCCTTTGAGGGCAGGGTCATCCCCGCCAAGGACCGGCTCTGCATCTCCGGCAAGCTGCTGCCCCTCAGGATCGCCTTTGCCACCGGGGCAATCCGGGCTCTTCCTATGGAAATGGCGGGCATGGAGGGCAAGAGCAAAAAGATAGGCCGCATCCTGAAGGACGCCCACATCCCCCTGGCCGACCGAGGCAGAGTGTTGGTATTCTTTGACTGCGGCGGCAGGCCCCTGTGGATCCCCGACTGCGCCCTGGGCGCGCAGGTAAAGGCAAAGGAAGCCCCCCTCTTTGCTGTGACCCGGCGGTAA
- a CDS encoding cofactor-independent phosphoglycerate mutase, producing the protein MKYVLVVFDGMADIPDSFPGGRTPILQARADNLREMAAAGVVGIARTTPDRMTPGSDVTNMGILGYDPAIYYKGRGAIEAAALGIEMSSTDAAYRTNLVTVKDGIMIDSSADHISDGEARELIDALNEAFACPDYRFYPGVSYRHIMILRHGSMNVQFYPPYKFVGEPISTHMPQGDYAELFGRLITESPGILEHHPVNLRRKAAGKLPANMIWFWAEGMKASFDPFEVKYGKKGAVIAGVDLIKGLGRLTGLTVPRVAGATGYIDTSYENKAAEAVRALKDHDFVWVHVEAPDEAGHERNTEEKIKAIEAIDGVIVRRIRDYLAAAGEDYRMLLMPDHPTPVSTGSHNDTPVPFVMYDSRRNTGNTIEYSEAGALQSPIRLDNASQLMDILLERKSF; encoded by the coding sequence ATGAAGTACGTATTAGTAGTGTTTGATGGCATGGCCGATATCCCCGACAGCTTTCCCGGCGGCAGGACCCCCATTCTGCAGGCCCGGGCGGACAACCTGAGAGAAATGGCCGCTGCGGGAGTGGTGGGCATCGCCAGGACGACTCCCGACCGGATGACGCCCGGCAGCGACGTGACCAACATGGGCATACTGGGCTACGACCCTGCCATATATTACAAGGGCCGGGGAGCCATTGAGGCCGCCGCGCTGGGCATAGAGATGTCTTCTACCGACGCCGCCTACCGGACCAACCTGGTGACGGTGAAGGACGGCATCATGATCGACTCGTCCGCAGACCACATCTCCGACGGAGAGGCCCGGGAGCTCATCGACGCCCTCAACGAGGCCTTTGCCTGCCCCGACTATCGTTTTTATCCCGGGGTCAGCTACAGGCACATCATGATACTCAGGCACGGCTCCATGAACGTGCAGTTCTACCCTCCCTACAAGTTTGTGGGAGAGCCCATATCCACACACATGCCTCAGGGCGACTACGCGGAGCTCTTCGGCCGGCTCATCACCGAGTCCCCCGGGATTTTGGAACACCATCCCGTCAATCTGCGGCGCAAAGCCGCCGGCAAGCTGCCTGCCAACATGATCTGGTTCTGGGCGGAGGGCATGAAGGCCTCCTTTGATCCCTTTGAGGTGAAATACGGCAAAAAAGGCGCGGTGATAGCGGGCGTGGATCTCATCAAGGGTCTGGGCCGGCTCACAGGCCTTACCGTTCCCCGGGTGGCAGGAGCCACCGGCTACATCGACACCTCCTATGAAAACAAGGCCGCGGAAGCAGTCAGGGCCCTGAAGGACCACGATTTCGTGTGGGTCCACGTAGAAGCCCCCGACGAGGCCGGTCACGAGAGGAACACGGAGGAAAAGATCAAAGCCATCGAGGCCATAGACGGCGTCATCGTCCGGAGGATCAGAGACTATCTGGCAGCCGCAGGCGAGGACTACCGCATGCTGCTGATGCCGGACCACCCCACCCCCGTGTCCACCGGCTCCCACAACGACACCCCGGTGCCCTTTGTGATGTATGACAGCCGCCGCAACACGGGCAACACTATCGAATACAGCGAGGCGGGAGCGCTGCAGTCTCCCATCCGTTTGGACAACGCCTCGCAATTGATGGACATACTACTTGAGCGCAAGTCTTTCTGA
- a CDS encoding DUF4417 domain-containing protein: MTVNISDIPVIKGSSVRPEGLLPFNYSKTRPDYSAFVHFFVADRQFERVFKRPLNYIPLLARFQGVIGTDFSIYADDPLPVCIYNTWRNRYLDAAFQLCGIEVIPSVSWGADKTFDVCFGCIAPGSSVAVSTNGCENPVSRQLFEAGYREMIRRIRPEFIVLYGPRFDFVDGDNVLQFDSYLQDMRKRLK; the protein is encoded by the coding sequence ATGACCGTCAATATCTCCGACATACCCGTCATCAAAGGGAGCAGCGTCCGGCCGGAAGGGCTGCTCCCTTTCAATTACTCCAAGACAAGACCCGACTATTCCGCCTTCGTTCACTTCTTTGTCGCCGACAGGCAGTTTGAGAGAGTGTTCAAAAGGCCTCTGAATTACATCCCACTGCTTGCGCGGTTTCAAGGCGTCATCGGCACGGATTTTAGCATATACGCCGACGATCCGCTGCCGGTCTGCATCTACAACACCTGGCGCAACAGATACCTGGACGCAGCGTTTCAGCTCTGCGGCATAGAGGTGATCCCGTCCGTCAGCTGGGGCGCGGACAAGACTTTTGACGTCTGTTTCGGCTGTATCGCGCCCGGTTCTTCCGTGGCTGTCAGCACCAACGGCTGCGAGAATCCCGTCAGCCGCCAACTGTTTGAAGCCGGCTACAGGGAGATGATCCGCCGCATCCGGCCGGAGTTCATCGTGCTTTACGGCCCGCGCTTTGACTTTGTGGACGGGGACAACGTCCTGCAGTTCGACAGCTATTTACAAGACATGCGAAAGAGGTTAAAATAA
- a CDS encoding minor capsid protein yields the protein MPLVEKGQKLGVTIGREQAGALLESVGVTAGSMNRLNEDAFEAMIGMTQEGSPIREVLDKGAGYSIKEAVMNVLKDGIAQGKSPQEIAGEMMRLGYQDRRHALLVCRTETMRAYRISTKQTYEANGVERVIWAASESSATCAACWAMDGRAFDLDKMPNDHPNGRCTMIPVIDDEDEETWDSEERFKERLTEEEQKKILGPTRYELWKEGKLPWEDIPAVKPNETYGPTLGISPLKDGKAPELSEDVSGNGDVKFLNGSERGKRYEALKGDAGEQLSANVSLIERDVDMVAQITDEKINSVPKLDIRGLSDKQNNRVTKICKALLRCARRNNYSEETLFALNFDLHIDNIQYGDKNSVSYFEKPNHLMVIHNHPNDTSFSLDDYKVFRDTKIKHLLVVSNNGRVEVLSKTDNFSKDKMESLFSVARKLGKDNSSMQADIVGEMLSLPGAEEYGITRQVFL from the coding sequence GTGCCGCTTGTTGAGAAAGGTCAGAAGCTGGGCGTCACCATCGGCAGAGAGCAGGCCGGCGCCCTGCTGGAGTCCGTGGGCGTCACGGCCGGCAGCATGAACAGGCTGAACGAAGACGCCTTTGAGGCCATGATCGGCATGACACAGGAGGGGTCTCCCATACGGGAGGTGCTGGACAAAGGCGCCGGCTACAGCATCAAGGAAGCCGTGATGAACGTCCTGAAGGACGGTATTGCCCAAGGCAAAAGTCCACAGGAGATTGCAGGAGAAATGATGCGGCTGGGGTACCAGGACCGCAGACACGCTCTGCTGGTGTGCCGCACCGAGACCATGCGGGCCTACCGGATCTCCACCAAACAGACTTACGAGGCAAACGGTGTGGAGCGGGTGATCTGGGCGGCCTCGGAGAGCTCCGCCACCTGCGCTGCCTGTTGGGCCATGGACGGCCGGGCCTTTGACCTGGACAAGATGCCTAACGACCACCCCAACGGCCGCTGCACCATGATCCCGGTCATAGACGATGAGGACGAGGAGACCTGGGACAGCGAAGAGCGCTTCAAGGAGAGGCTCACCGAGGAGGAGCAAAAGAAGATCCTGGGGCCCACCCGCTATGAGCTGTGGAAGGAAGGCAAACTGCCCTGGGAGGACATCCCTGCGGTGAAGCCTAACGAGACCTATGGACCCACGTTGGGGATCTCCCCGCTGAAGGACGGGAAAGCGCCGGAGCTGTCGGAGGATGTCTCCGGCAACGGGGACGTGAAGTTCCTGAACGGGTCCGAGAGAGGCAAGCGCTATGAGGCCCTGAAGGGTGACGCAGGGGAACAGCTTAGCGCAAACGTTAGTCTTATTGAACGGGATGTTGATATGGTGGCTCAAATCACGGATGAGAAAATAAACAGTGTCCCGAAATTAGATATCAGAGGCTTGAGCGATAAGCAAAACAACAGAGTGACCAAAATCTGTAAAGCCTTACTAAGATGCGCCAGGAGAAATAACTACTCGGAAGAGACTTTGTTTGCGTTGAATTTTGATTTACATATCGACAATATACAATACGGAGATAAGAACAGCGTTTCCTATTTTGAAAAGCCAAACCATTTAATGGTAATCCATAACCACCCCAACGACACAAGCTTTTCGTTGGACGATTATAAGGTGTTCAGGGATACTAAAATCAAGCATCTGCTTGTTGTCTCAAATAACGGAAGGGTTGAGGTTTTAAGCAAGACAGACAACTTCAGCAAGGACAAAATGGAATCATTGTTCAGTGTGGCTCGGAAGCTTGGGAAAGATAATTCGTCAATGCAAGCCGACATTGTAGGAGAAATGCTGTCGCTTCCGGGTGCAGAAGAATACGGAATTACAAGACAGGTGTTTTTATGA